ATCGAGAAGATCGCATTATCCTCTTCCATGATCCTCCAGCGACCGCTTTCACACCCGTCGGTGTAACCACAAGCCTCTGTTCGGTTAGCGAAGACGCAGAGTCCAGATGCTGTAGACCTCTTATCTTCATGATCCACAAGCGTCGATGGATGCACGCAGTAGACGTCGTTGGCAACGTAGCAAGGCCATTCGTTTCCACCAGAATCAAATATCACCTGCAGATAATATGCACCATCGTCTTGTTGATTGGCTAAACGGATTCCATAAGCTGTCAGCGACTGCGTTGCAGGAAGCGGATCTGCTGAGTACGAGAAGTGCTTGGCTAGCAAGAAACTGATCTCGGTTTGGAACAAAAGCTGAATCTTGCAAACAACGTGGTCTTGCTTAGGGTTCCATTTACTCGGAACCCTGTACTGCTGCATCACCCAAGTTCTCTTGTAACCTCTCGCTTGCGTTTCTCCGCAGAACTTGAGGATCTTCTTGAACCCTAGAATCTTCCCAGTATCCTCGTCTTTGATCAGTTTATCATGACCTATGATCCTCCAGCCACCACAGCCGCTGTTCTTGGGTAAACGAATACGACGAAAGGGTTCTCGGCTTCGAATACCTCGCTTGGATTCTTGGTGAACACGTCTCTGTCTTCCATGAACTCTTCAGGCCATGATTCTCCGTTGTCGTTGATACTTTGCAGATAAATTGACATCATTTTCTCGTCAGTTGCTTTGCTGTGATCGTCTTTGACGTCCGGATACTTTGCTGCCCGGATCTCCTCCATAGTGAAACTCAGTCTCGATCAATAGTTAAGAAAAAACTATGGAGATGAAGGTGTCTAGAGAGAAAGAAACGCAAGAAGTAAGCAGATCAGAAGCTAAAAGAAGAATAGCTGTTTCTTGGAGACGAAGGGAACaagaataagaagaaagaaCGAGTGTTGATGGAGTTGCTTTTTCAGTTAGTTGCTACGGTTTCTTATATAG
The Brassica napus cultivar Da-Ae chromosome A1, Da-Ae, whole genome shotgun sequence DNA segment above includes these coding regions:
- the LOC106362690 gene encoding uncharacterized protein LOC106362690, translated to MEEIRAAKYPDVKDDHSKATDEKMMSIYLQSINDNGESWPEEFMEDRDVFTKNPSENSGCGGWRIIGHDKLIKDEDTGKILGFKKILKFCGETQARGYKRTWVMQQYRVPSKWNPKQDHVVCKIQLLFQTEISFLLAKHFSYSADPLPATQSLTAYGIRLANQQDDGAYYLQVIFDSGGNEWPCYVANDVYCVHPSTLVDHEDKRSTASGLCVFANRTEACGYTDGCESGRWRIMEEDNAIFSMSHEVMGYKRVFKFYEEDKGRYFDIVDGEQVLRTWIMEEYRLVEEAMKDKVLCVIKRGRR